One Pieris brassicae chromosome 11, ilPieBrab1.1, whole genome shotgun sequence DNA window includes the following coding sequences:
- the LOC123716524 gene encoding neuronal acetylcholine receptor subunit alpha-7 isoform X1, translated as MAGGARRALPAAPGALLLLLALLWPLGVFGGYHEKRLLHHLLDHYNVLERPVVNESDPLQLSFGLTLMQIIDVDEKNQLLITNIWLKLEWNDMNVRWNTSDFGGVKDLRVPPHRLWKPDVLMYNSADEGFDSTYPTNVVVRNNGSCLYVPPGIFKSTCKIDITWFPFDDQRCEMKFGSWTYDGYQLDLQLQDEAGGDISSFVTNGEWELIGVPGKRNEIYYNCCPEPYIDITFAVVIRRKTLYYFFNLIVPCVLIASMALLGFTLPPDSGEKLSLGVTILLSLTVFLNMVAETMPATSDAVPLLGTYFNCIMFMVASSVVSTILILNYHHRHADTHEMSDWIRCVFLYWLPWILRMSRPGSATTPPPARAPPPPDLELRERSSKSLLANVLDIDDDFRHAHAQQPPCCRYYRSLDDLHEHYSPSGEENGAGLAAHSCFGVDYELSLILKELRVITDQMRKDDEDADISRDWKFAAMVVDRLCLIIFTLFTIIATLAVLLSAPHIMVS; from the exons ATGGCCGGCGGGGCGCGCCGCGCGCTGCCGGCGGCGCCCGGCGCCCTGCTGCTGCTGCTGGCGCTGCTCTGGCCACTGG GGGTGTTCGGTGGATACCACGAAAAGCGGCTACTGCATCATCTGCTAGACCACTATAACGTGTTGGAGCGACCAGTCGTCAATGAAAGCGATCCTCTCCAACTGTCTTTTGGCCTCACACTCATGCAGATCATTGACGTG GATGaaaaaaaccaattattaaTCACCAACATTTGGCTAAAActc GAATGGAATGATATGAACGTGAGGTGGAATACTTCTGATTTTGGAGGTGTCAAAGACTTAAGAGTTCCGCCACACAGATTATGGAAACCAGACGTCCTTATGTACAATAG TGCCGATGAAGGTTTCGACAGCACATATCCGACTAATGTAGTAGTACGAAACAATGGATCATGCCTCTACGTTCCGCCGGGTATTTTTAAGAGTACGTGTAAGATTGACATCACCTGGTTTCCTTTTGATGATCAGCGTTGCGAAATGAAGTTCGGGAGCTGGACGTACGATGGTTATCAA ttggATCTACAGCTACAAGACGAAGCGGGGGGTGATATCAGCAGTTTTGTTACAAACGGAGAGTGGGAACTTATAG GGGTACCAGGCAAAAGAAATGAGATCTATTACAACTGCTGTCCGGAACCATACATCGATATAACCTTCGCTGTAGTTATACGGCGGAAAACGCTTTACTACTTTTTCAACTTAATTGTTCCGTGCGTGCTAATTGCCTCTATGGCTTTACTGGGTTTCACCTTACCACCTGACTCTGGAGAAAAGCTGTCATTAG GTGTGACAATTCTGTTGTCTCTCACCGTGTTTCTGAACATGGTAGCAGAGACAATGCCAGCCACGTCGGACGCGGTCCCACTTTTGGGCACCTACTTTAACTGCATCATGTTCATGGTGGCTTCTTCTGTGGTCTCTACTATACTTATATTGAACTACCATCACCGGCATGCCGACACGCACGAAATGAGCGATTGG ATTCGCTGCGTGTTCCTGTACTGGCTGCCGTGGATCTTGCGCATGTCTCGGCCGGGATCGGCAACCACACCGCCACCGGCCCGCGCTCCACCCCCGCCGGACCTGGAACTACGCGAGCGATCCTCTAAATCGCTCCTTGCTAACGTTCTCGACATCGATGACGACTTCCGGCACGCGCATGCGCAGCAGCCGCCCTGCTGCCGATACTACAGGTCCCTCGACGATCTACACGAACACTACTCGCC GAGCGGAGAAGAAAACGGGGCAGGTCTTGCTGCACATAGCTGCTTCGGTGTCGACTATGAGCTCTCCCTCATACTTAAGGAGCTTCGAGTCATCACAGACCAG ATGCGCAAAGACGACGAGGACGCGGACATTTCGCGCGACTGGAAATTTGCCGCCATGGTCGTGGACAGACTGTGCCTTATTATCTTTACCCTGTTCACAATCATCGCCACGCTAGCCGTGCTGCTGTCCGCACCGCACATCATGGTGTCGTAG
- the LOC123716524 gene encoding neuronal acetylcholine receptor subunit alpha-7 isoform X2, protein MAGGARRALPAAPGALLLLLALLWPLGVFGGYHEKRLLHHLLDHYNVLERPVVNESDPLQLSFGLTLMQIIDVDEKNQLLITNIWLKLEWNDMNVRWNTSDFGGVKDLRVPPHRLWKPDVLMYNSADEGFDSTYPTNVVVRNNGSCLYVPPGIFKSTCKIDITWFPFDDQRCEMKFGSWTYDGYQLDLQLQDEAGGDISSFVTNGEWELIGVPGKRNEIYYNCCPEPYIDITFAVVIRRKTLYYFFNLIVPCVLIASMALLGFTLPPDSGEKLSLGVTILLSLTVFLNMVAETMPATSDAVPLLGTYFNCIMFMVASSVVSTILILNYHHRHADTHEMSDWIRCVFLYWLPWILRMSRPGSATTPPPARAPPPPDLELRERSSKSLLANVLDIDDDFRHAHAQQPPCCRYYRSGEENGAGLAAHSCFGVDYELSLILKELRVITDQMRKDDEDADISRDWKFAAMVVDRLCLIIFTLFTIIATLAVLLSAPHIMVS, encoded by the exons ATGGCCGGCGGGGCGCGCCGCGCGCTGCCGGCGGCGCCCGGCGCCCTGCTGCTGCTGCTGGCGCTGCTCTGGCCACTGG GGGTGTTCGGTGGATACCACGAAAAGCGGCTACTGCATCATCTGCTAGACCACTATAACGTGTTGGAGCGACCAGTCGTCAATGAAAGCGATCCTCTCCAACTGTCTTTTGGCCTCACACTCATGCAGATCATTGACGTG GATGaaaaaaaccaattattaaTCACCAACATTTGGCTAAAActc GAATGGAATGATATGAACGTGAGGTGGAATACTTCTGATTTTGGAGGTGTCAAAGACTTAAGAGTTCCGCCACACAGATTATGGAAACCAGACGTCCTTATGTACAATAG TGCCGATGAAGGTTTCGACAGCACATATCCGACTAATGTAGTAGTACGAAACAATGGATCATGCCTCTACGTTCCGCCGGGTATTTTTAAGAGTACGTGTAAGATTGACATCACCTGGTTTCCTTTTGATGATCAGCGTTGCGAAATGAAGTTCGGGAGCTGGACGTACGATGGTTATCAA ttggATCTACAGCTACAAGACGAAGCGGGGGGTGATATCAGCAGTTTTGTTACAAACGGAGAGTGGGAACTTATAG GGGTACCAGGCAAAAGAAATGAGATCTATTACAACTGCTGTCCGGAACCATACATCGATATAACCTTCGCTGTAGTTATACGGCGGAAAACGCTTTACTACTTTTTCAACTTAATTGTTCCGTGCGTGCTAATTGCCTCTATGGCTTTACTGGGTTTCACCTTACCACCTGACTCTGGAGAAAAGCTGTCATTAG GTGTGACAATTCTGTTGTCTCTCACCGTGTTTCTGAACATGGTAGCAGAGACAATGCCAGCCACGTCGGACGCGGTCCCACTTTTGGGCACCTACTTTAACTGCATCATGTTCATGGTGGCTTCTTCTGTGGTCTCTACTATACTTATATTGAACTACCATCACCGGCATGCCGACACGCACGAAATGAGCGATTGG ATTCGCTGCGTGTTCCTGTACTGGCTGCCGTGGATCTTGCGCATGTCTCGGCCGGGATCGGCAACCACACCGCCACCGGCCCGCGCTCCACCCCCGCCGGACCTGGAACTACGCGAGCGATCCTCTAAATCGCTCCTTGCTAACGTTCTCGACATCGATGACGACTTCCGGCACGCGCATGCGCAGCAGCCGCCCTGCTGCCGATACTACAG GAGCGGAGAAGAAAACGGGGCAGGTCTTGCTGCACATAGCTGCTTCGGTGTCGACTATGAGCTCTCCCTCATACTTAAGGAGCTTCGAGTCATCACAGACCAG ATGCGCAAAGACGACGAGGACGCGGACATTTCGCGCGACTGGAAATTTGCCGCCATGGTCGTGGACAGACTGTGCCTTATTATCTTTACCCTGTTCACAATCATCGCCACGCTAGCCGTGCTGCTGTCCGCACCGCACATCATGGTGTCGTAG